From one Acidobacteriota bacterium genomic stretch:
- a CDS encoding isoleucine--tRNA ligase — MKANLPAREPEWLARWHDLGLYERIRETRRGQPVFLLHDGPPYANGAIHLGTALNKVLKDFVVKSKTMAGFDSPYVPGWDCHGLPIEIKVDQELGPKKRELSALEIRRRCEAYARKYVDLQRQGFERLGVLGQWQQPYLTLNSSYEAAIARQLLGFIEQGYAYKGLRAVYWCIHDQTALAEAEVEYKQHRSPTVWVQYAYAGGKLPAGLSGENLFAAVWTTTPWTLPASMALAFHPELEYVAVKHTNGRVYVMAAARMAATSDAIGAAWTDAEVVARFCGKDIEGVRFRHPWLERDIPAVLADYITTDQGSGIVHTAPGHGAEDFATGEKYKLPILCPVDGTGKFFGPETAPFTGQQIFAANPAIIEHLRSIGALLAEAPLDHSYPHCWRCHQPIIFRATEQWFIGMDRLALREKALEAIAGVRWMPDWGGERIHQMVASRPDWCISRQRVWGVPIPVLACTQCHAYLRDKATDERIIAAFAAEGSNVWFERPASAFIAPGARCAQCGAGEFVQEHDIVDVWFESGCSQAAVLNQQTGLPFPADMYLEGGDQYRGWFQSSLLVAVGMRGAAPYRQTLTHGWVVDAQGHTMHKSLGNAIEPDEIVGKYGAEILRLWVASSDFREEISLSDDLLQRITEAYRKVRNTFRYLLGNLHAFEPARDAVTETELESLDRYMLRQVARLAREVEQEYADYAFHRAWRRLADFCAISLSAFYLDVLKDRLYTFAPRSPQRRSAQTVLWHTLRVLVRLTAPILAFTADEVWADMAAEGLADGPAPLRASVHLQTYTEVAAWLPGGAAEEDRWATLLEWREEALKALEQARQEKRIGTSLEARLELVAPAAERALLQAELPQLPALFIVSQVELSADSGSRSVRVHRARGLKCERCWNYAEDVGADAAHPTLCARCVRALAEMAAPVAHGK; from the coding sequence ATGAAGGCGAATTTGCCTGCCCGGGAACCCGAGTGGCTGGCGCGCTGGCACGATCTGGGCCTCTATGAGCGCATCCGCGAGACCCGTCGCGGGCAGCCGGTGTTCCTGCTTCACGACGGCCCGCCCTACGCCAACGGCGCCATTCATCTCGGAACCGCGCTGAACAAAGTCCTGAAGGATTTCGTCGTCAAATCCAAGACCATGGCCGGCTTCGATTCCCCTTATGTGCCCGGCTGGGACTGCCATGGCCTGCCCATTGAAATCAAAGTCGATCAGGAGCTGGGGCCGAAAAAGCGCGAGTTGAGCGCGCTCGAAATCCGCCGCCGCTGCGAAGCCTATGCCCGCAAGTACGTCGACTTGCAGCGTCAGGGGTTTGAGCGCCTGGGCGTGCTGGGGCAGTGGCAACAGCCCTACCTGACGCTGAACTCCAGCTACGAAGCTGCCATTGCGCGGCAACTGCTCGGCTTCATCGAGCAAGGCTATGCCTACAAGGGCCTGCGCGCTGTGTATTGGTGCATTCACGACCAGACGGCGCTGGCCGAAGCGGAAGTTGAGTACAAGCAGCACCGCAGCCCCACCGTGTGGGTGCAGTACGCCTACGCCGGCGGCAAGCTGCCCGCCGGACTTTCCGGCGAAAACCTCTTCGCGGCCGTGTGGACCACCACGCCCTGGACGCTGCCCGCCAGCATGGCGCTCGCCTTCCATCCCGAACTCGAGTACGTCGCCGTCAAGCACACCAACGGCCGCGTCTACGTCATGGCCGCGGCGCGCATGGCGGCAACATCGGATGCCATCGGTGCTGCCTGGACCGACGCCGAAGTCGTAGCCCGCTTCTGCGGCAAGGATATCGAGGGCGTGCGCTTCCGCCATCCCTGGCTGGAGCGCGACATTCCCGCCGTGTTGGCCGACTACATCACCACCGATCAGGGCAGCGGTATTGTCCACACCGCGCCCGGCCACGGTGCCGAAGATTTCGCCACCGGCGAAAAATACAAGCTGCCGATTCTCTGCCCGGTCGACGGCACCGGCAAATTCTTTGGACCGGAAACCGCGCCCTTCACCGGCCAGCAAATCTTTGCCGCCAATCCAGCGATCATCGAGCACCTGCGCTCGATCGGCGCCCTCCTGGCCGAAGCGCCCCTCGATCACTCCTACCCGCACTGCTGGCGCTGCCATCAGCCCATCATCTTCCGGGCCACGGAGCAGTGGTTCATCGGCATGGACCGGCTCGCGCTGCGCGAAAAGGCGCTGGAGGCCATCGCCGGCGTGCGCTGGATGCCGGACTGGGGCGGCGAGCGCATTCATCAGATGGTCGCCTCGCGGCCCGACTGGTGCATCTCGCGCCAGCGCGTCTGGGGCGTACCTATTCCAGTCCTGGCCTGTACGCAATGTCATGCCTACCTGCGCGACAAGGCCACCGATGAGCGCATCATCGCCGCCTTTGCCGCCGAAGGCTCGAACGTCTGGTTCGAACGCCCGGCCTCGGCCTTCATCGCTCCCGGCGCGCGCTGCGCCCAGTGCGGCGCCGGCGAGTTCGTCCAGGAACACGACATCGTCGACGTCTGGTTTGAGTCCGGCTGCAGTCAGGCCGCGGTGCTCAACCAGCAAACCGGACTCCCTTTTCCCGCTGACATGTATCTGGAGGGTGGCGATCAGTACCGCGGCTGGTTCCAGTCCTCCCTGCTGGTTGCGGTGGGCATGCGCGGCGCCGCGCCCTACCGGCAAACCCTCACCCATGGCTGGGTGGTCGATGCCCAGGGCCACACCATGCACAAATCGCTCGGCAACGCCATCGAGCCGGATGAGATTGTGGGCAAGTATGGCGCTGAAATTTTGCGGCTCTGGGTGGCGAGCAGCGATTTCCGCGAAGAAATCAGCCTGTCGGACGATTTGCTGCAGCGGATCACCGAAGCCTACCGCAAGGTGCGCAACACCTTCCGCTACCTGCTCGGCAATCTGCACGCCTTCGAGCCGGCGCGCGACGCCGTGACGGAAACCGAACTCGAGAGCCTTGACCGCTACATGCTGCGCCAGGTGGCGCGCCTGGCGCGCGAGGTCGAGCAGGAATACGCCGACTACGCCTTTCACCGCGCCTGGCGCCGGCTGGCCGATTTCTGCGCCATCTCCCTCAGCGCCTTTTATCTCGATGTGCTCAAAGACCGGCTCTACACCTTCGCTCCGCGCAGCCCCCAGCGCCGCAGCGCCCAAACCGTCCTCTGGCACACCCTGCGCGTTCTGGTCCGCCTGACGGCGCCGATTCTGGCCTTTACTGCCGATGAAGTCTGGGCCGACATGGCCGCCGAGGGCCTGGCGGATGGCCCCGCGCCACTGCGCGCCAGCGTCCATCTGCAAACCTACACGGAGGTTGCGGCGTGGCTGCCAGGCGGGGCGGCGGAGGAAGATCGCTGGGCCACGCTACTGGAGTGGCGCGAAGAAGCGCTCAAGGCGCTGGAGCAGGCGCGCCAGGAAAAGCGCATCGGCACCAGCCTCGAAGCTCGCCTGGAGCTGGTGGCGCCGGCCGCGGAGCGGGCGCTCCTCCAGGCCGAACTGCCGCAGCTTCCCGCCCTCTTCATCGTGTCGCAAGTCGAGCTGAGCGCGGACAGCGGCTCCCGTAGTGTCCGCGTCCATCGCGCCCGCGGCCTGAAATGCGAGCGCTGTTGGAATTATGCTGAAGATGTGGGCGCCGATGCGGCGCACCCCACGCTCTGTGCGCGCTGCGTGCGCGCCCTGGCGGAAATGGCGGCGCCGGTGGCGCACGGCAAGTAG
- a CDS encoding energy transducer TonB, with protein sequence MSCAGKVLRNLPPLGAVSAIGSEGGMALFADYESSPDQPFWRQLVEEVREWMHPTPRPELQLESKPIPVKDIWSHEQRTRQRIISVAIHVAVIAVILLPIWHAVHLPVQKQEQAELIPTLFAPGGSLPKMHRLAGGGTPVHLPAPPTLQAVDAQAQPVSAPLQLMPATAEANVPLPAFGNLGPVAGPPGTSFGHSGAGPGGPGNSPSGGGDCVSGLCEPGGDVSEPIPIYEPNPEYSDAARRAKFQGTVIVAVIIGTDGHVHDPKVIRRVGLGLDQKAVQAVTLWRFRPAMKNGRPVRVLADIEVNFRLF encoded by the coding sequence ATGAGCTGCGCTGGCAAGGTTCTGCGCAACCTTCCCCCCCTGGGAGCAGTCTCAGCAATAGGGAGCGAGGGCGGGATGGCTCTGTTTGCCGATTATGAATCGTCCCCCGATCAGCCCTTCTGGCGGCAGCTCGTCGAGGAGGTGCGGGAGTGGATGCATCCCACTCCACGGCCGGAACTGCAGCTTGAGTCGAAGCCGATTCCTGTCAAAGACATCTGGAGTCATGAGCAGCGCACGCGGCAGCGCATCATCTCGGTAGCGATTCATGTTGCGGTGATCGCTGTCATCCTGTTGCCCATCTGGCACGCCGTTCACCTGCCCGTGCAAAAGCAGGAGCAGGCGGAGCTGATTCCCACTCTCTTCGCGCCCGGGGGATCGCTGCCGAAAATGCACCGCCTGGCGGGCGGCGGCACGCCGGTGCACTTGCCGGCGCCCCCGACCCTGCAGGCGGTGGATGCGCAGGCGCAGCCGGTGTCGGCGCCGTTGCAGCTCATGCCGGCGACGGCGGAGGCCAATGTGCCACTGCCGGCGTTCGGCAATCTCGGCCCCGTTGCCGGGCCTCCGGGCACGAGCTTCGGCCACAGTGGCGCCGGCCCGGGCGGGCCGGGCAACAGCCCTTCCGGCGGAGGTGACTGCGTGAGTGGCCTGTGTGAGCCGGGCGGCGATGTGAGCGAACCTATTCCGATTTATGAGCCCAACCCGGAGTACTCTGACGCCGCCCGCCGCGCAAAATTTCAGGGTACGGTAATCGTGGCGGTCATCATTGGCACCGACGGCCACGTGCACGATCCCAAGGTGATTCGCCGGGTGGGCCTCGGGCTGGACCAGAAAGCGGTGCAAGCGGTTACACTTTGGCGCTTTCGTCCGGCCATGAAAAACGGCCGCCCAGTGCGGGTTTTGGCCGATATTGAAGTGAATTTCCGGCTGTTCTAG
- a CDS encoding type II toxin-antitoxin system prevent-host-death family antitoxin, giving the protein MKTIGAFEAKTHLAELLDQAQAGEAITITRHGSPAAVLMPVQMATRLSHPEIIAGLRALREQIRPDALSVRDMVRAGRRR; this is encoded by the coding sequence ATGAAGACGATAGGTGCATTCGAAGCCAAGACCCATCTCGCCGAACTGCTGGATCAGGCGCAAGCCGGCGAGGCGATCACCATTACCCGCCACGGATCGCCCGCGGCCGTCTTGATGCCGGTGCAAATGGCCACCCGGTTGTCGCACCCCGAGATCATTGCCGGCTTGCGTGCGCTGCGGGAGCAGATCCGGCCGGACGCACTTTCCGTACGGGATATGGTGCGGGCAGGCCGCCGCCGGTAA
- a CDS encoding prolipoprotein diacylglyceryl transferase, translating into MFPVLYNFGFFTLHTYGLLVAIGYLMGIYVARHYARRFGLDPDRIFNLAVYLAIAAIVGAKLFLVIQDFHFYVREPRALLNIGFLESAGIFYGGLLCALLVLTLYVYRQKLRWLAVGDAIAPGAAVGQAIGRLGCFSAGCCWGKATTGFFGYTFHNAYAHATVGVPLGIKLYPTQLLMSAGEFVIFLVLWRVAKRRAFEGQIMALYLICYGVFRFLIDFLRYYEPSAMLFGGLMTDAQFTSLCLIALAVVIWAVRGRRPVAAATAA; encoded by the coding sequence ATGTTCCCCGTCCTCTACAATTTCGGCTTCTTCACCCTCCACACCTACGGCCTGCTGGTCGCCATCGGCTACCTGATGGGCATCTACGTGGCCCGCCACTATGCCCGCCGCTTCGGCCTCGATCCCGACCGGATTTTCAATCTGGCCGTGTATCTGGCCATCGCGGCCATCGTGGGCGCCAAGCTGTTTCTGGTCATTCAGGATTTCCATTTTTACGTGCGCGAGCCGCGCGCCCTGCTCAACATCGGCTTTCTGGAGTCGGCTGGCATCTTCTACGGGGGCCTGCTGTGCGCCTTGCTGGTGCTGACACTTTATGTTTACCGCCAGAAGCTGCGCTGGCTGGCGGTGGGCGATGCCATCGCGCCCGGCGCCGCCGTGGGCCAGGCGATCGGCCGCCTGGGCTGCTTTTCCGCCGGCTGCTGCTGGGGCAAGGCGACCACCGGCTTTTTCGGCTATACCTTCCATAACGCCTACGCCCACGCCACCGTGGGCGTGCCGCTGGGCATCAAACTCTACCCCACGCAGTTGCTCATGTCGGCGGGTGAATTCGTGATTTTCCTGGTGCTCTGGCGCGTGGCCAAACGCCGCGCCTTCGAAGGCCAGATCATGGCGCTCTACCTGATCTGCTACGGCGTCTTCCGTTTCCTGATCGACTTCCTGCGCTACTACGAACCCTCCGCCATGCTCTTCGGAGGCCTGATGACCGACGCCCAATTTACCAGCCTCTGCCTCATCGCCCTGGCGGTAGTGATCTGGGCCGTGCGCGGCCGCCGCCCCGTCGCCGCCGCCACTGCCGCGTAA
- a CDS encoding ImmA/IrrE family metallo-endopeptidase — protein sequence MGVPMFRRGFKTWSEETAAHVRQALQIAMDAPLEPLRMAEYLSVPVLRPLDLSGLAPEVIGRLSASHREAWSAITVANGRHKLIVINPAHSQARQNSSLAHELAHIILDHEPSLMFMAPGSGAVLRTHNKEQEDEAGWLAGTLLLPRAALLKIRRRRLTNEEACTEYFVSAAMLRFRLNATGVNVQIRRAGRI from the coding sequence ATGGGCGTGCCGATGTTCCGTCGTGGGTTTAAGACGTGGTCGGAGGAGACCGCAGCTCATGTTAGACAAGCGCTCCAGATTGCAATGGACGCGCCTCTGGAGCCACTGCGTATGGCCGAGTATTTAAGTGTTCCGGTTCTACGGCCTCTGGATCTTTCGGGACTTGCGCCGGAGGTTATCGGCCGCCTGTCGGCCTCGCACCGCGAAGCGTGGTCGGCGATTACGGTAGCCAATGGCCGGCACAAGCTCATCGTCATTAATCCGGCGCATTCGCAGGCACGTCAAAATAGCAGCCTCGCCCATGAGCTTGCGCACATAATTCTTGACCATGAGCCCTCGTTGATGTTCATGGCGCCCGGGAGCGGCGCTGTGTTGAGGACGCACAACAAGGAGCAAGAGGACGAAGCGGGATGGCTTGCAGGGACTCTGCTGCTCCCAAGAGCGGCGCTTCTTAAGATCAGACGCAGGCGGCTCACGAACGAGGAGGCTTGCACCGAATACTTCGTCAGCGCAGCCATGCTCCGGTTCCGACTCAACGCAACCGGTGTCAATGTGCAAATCAGGCGTGCCGGTCGGATTTGA
- a CDS encoding XRE family transcriptional regulator gives MTLLRLGAALRDRRGTRGVRELAAEIGISPATLSRVEGGKLPDLVTFRKICVWLKIDPAQILGLPGAQEGSTEPSIPDSMTVAVHLRADAQLSQEAAGDLAALILAAQRELAGRVRDGRADVPSWV, from the coding sequence ATGACGCTTTTGCGCCTCGGGGCAGCGCTCCGTGATAGAAGGGGCACGCGCGGCGTTCGCGAGCTTGCGGCGGAAATTGGAATCAGTCCGGCTACGCTATCGCGCGTTGAAGGGGGCAAGCTTCCTGACCTGGTCACTTTCCGGAAAATTTGTGTCTGGCTGAAAATCGATCCGGCACAAATCCTAGGCCTTCCCGGTGCTCAGGAGGGGTCAACCGAGCCCTCAATTCCGGACTCGATGACGGTAGCCGTTCACCTTCGGGCAGATGCGCAACTGTCCCAAGAAGCCGCCGGCGATTTGGCCGCGCTAATTCTTGCCGCCCAAAGAGAACTGGCTGGCAGAGTACGGGATGGGCGTGCCGATGTTCCGTCGTGGGTTTAA
- the lspA gene encoding signal peptidase II: MAHGFQLKHLLAGVAVFVADQWSKGLIDRTPQYFDHTVIPGLFRIIHADNPGVAFGLFQYSSPGFRDLLITASSIALLIVLALLWKNKQSSRTGYAMALIVGGACGNLLDRVLHGQVVDFLLFYVGSHSWPVFNLADSAIVIGAALLVWEIIHDQPAPYPAPTPAPDKEIT, encoded by the coding sequence ATGGCACACGGATTCCAATTGAAACATTTGCTGGCCGGCGTCGCGGTCTTCGTCGCCGACCAGTGGTCGAAGGGACTGATCGACCGCACCCCGCAGTATTTCGATCACACCGTCATCCCCGGCCTGTTCCGCATCATTCACGCCGACAATCCCGGCGTGGCCTTCGGCCTGTTTCAATACTCCTCGCCGGGGTTTCGCGATCTGCTCATTACGGCATCGAGCATCGCCCTGCTGATCGTGCTGGCGCTGCTCTGGAAAAATAAACAGTCCTCGCGCACCGGCTACGCCATGGCGCTGATCGTCGGCGGCGCCTGCGGCAATCTGCTCGACCGGGTGTTGCATGGCCAGGTCGTGGACTTCCTGCTCTTCTATGTGGGCAGCCATAGCTGGCCGGTCTTCAATCTCGCCGACAGCGCCATCGTCATCGGCGCCGCCCTGCTGGTCTGGGAGATCATCCATGACCAGCCCGCCCCCTATCCTGCTCCCACCCCAGCCCCCGACAAGGAGATAACCTAG
- a CDS encoding energy transducer TonB, translating to MADQRNAPANGPSDEIFHLEQESALKEFWARIKETIRPPKAPELVLESKPIPVKDIWSPPQPLSSRLKSLGIHVAVIVIVLLPFWRPVRAKVEKALTVQSIYLPSALEPVKAVPVRMIRLSGGGAPVLNAPKKVQTPHPNPVNITPTLLAPVMAQSLPSFGSLGPISGPPGSGGGVNGGPGGMGRGSAGGTCTGPDCVEAGSVAASAPVGIYEPDPEYTDAARKARFQGTCVLSVVIGSDGRVSDPKVVQPLGLGLDQKALQAVLRWRFQPARDKHGKPIAVVAQIEVNFHLY from the coding sequence ATGGCCGACCAGCGCAACGCGCCCGCCAACGGGCCTTCTGACGAAATCTTTCACCTGGAGCAGGAATCGGCTCTCAAGGAGTTCTGGGCGCGTATCAAGGAGACCATCCGTCCGCCCAAGGCTCCGGAGTTGGTGCTGGAGTCGAAGCCGATTCCGGTTAAGGACATTTGGTCGCCGCCGCAGCCGCTCTCCAGCCGGCTCAAATCGCTGGGCATTCACGTCGCGGTCATCGTCATTGTCCTGCTACCCTTCTGGCGGCCCGTGCGCGCCAAGGTGGAGAAGGCGCTGACGGTGCAATCGATTTATCTCCCCTCCGCGCTCGAGCCGGTAAAGGCGGTTCCGGTCCGGATGATCCGGCTTTCCGGCGGCGGCGCGCCGGTCTTGAATGCACCCAAGAAGGTTCAGACGCCGCATCCCAACCCGGTCAACATCACGCCCACGCTGCTGGCGCCGGTGATGGCGCAATCGCTGCCCTCGTTCGGTTCGCTGGGCCCGATTTCCGGGCCGCCCGGTTCGGGTGGTGGCGTGAATGGCGGCCCGGGCGGCATGGGCCGCGGCTCGGCCGGAGGCACCTGCACCGGTCCGGATTGCGTGGAGGCGGGATCAGTGGCCGCCTCTGCGCCGGTGGGCATTTACGAACCCGACCCGGAGTACACCGACGCCGCGCGCAAGGCCCGCTTCCAGGGCACCTGCGTGCTGTCGGTGGTGATTGGCTCCGATGGACGTGTGAGCGATCCCAAGGTTGTGCAACCGCTGGGCCTGGGCCTCGACCAGAAGGCCTTGCAGGCGGTGCTCCGCTGGCGATTCCAGCCCGCGCGCGACAAGCACGGCAAACCCATCGCCGTCGTTGCCCAGATCGAAGTCAACTTCCATTTGTACTAG